The Balneola sp. DNA segment TTATGAGATGCGAACATCTGATTCAGCGTTAGAAGTGTTCGTTGTGAATGTTCTCTATGCTATCCCCCGGGCGATGAGCTATTTGATGACAGGTCGTTATTTTCATGTATTGGGATTATTCCTGATTGGCATTTTGCTTGCTCGCCACTGGTTGCCAAAAATTCGTAATAAGGACATATCAGTTCCTAAAGGTGCAATTTGGTTAGGTATAGTTGGGCTGGTTTTTTCCTTCGCATATGCGGTAGTGAAACTCAGATTGGGAGGGAGTTTTGCGTTAAACGGAATAGGCTTTATCCAGGTGCTTGTGTACAATATAGGTTCTACAAGTATGGCTGTGGGGATTGCCATGCTCTTCCTTTATTTATGGGCAAGGGGTAAAGCAAGCGGCGCATTCAGGAATCTTGCACTGCTTGGGCGTATGGCATTAACGAATTACATATTTCAAAATATAATAGCGATTCTGCTATTCTTCGGTTATGGCTTTGCACTGATGCGCCAGGTCCCCCATATATATCCATCCCTTTATTTGCATTCAGCATTTTGGGACTGCAATGGGTGTTTGGACGTGTATGGCTCAGTCGATTCAAGCAGGGGCCGCTTGAATTCATATGGCGTAAACTCACCTATCGTTCAGTAAAAAAAGAGGCTTAAGAATTCATCAAGGTTCTTAATAATCCTCCTTTCCCCTCTTCCACATTCGCCGTATTTTCATTTCACAAAAAATTCATCAAGGACATGTATCCTGTGTGATCAGAGGATATCATCGAATAAAAAATAAGAAGGCATGGCAGCAGTTGAATCAACAATGCTGGAGCTTAATACGGTGGCTCCGGATTTCACTCTTCCCATTGTGACAGGTGGGACGTTAAACTTTAACAACTATGCTCAAAAGGCGAAAGGAACAGTAATTTGCTTTATTTGCAATCACTGTCCTTTTGTAAAGCATATAAACAAGCAATTGGTGACAATAGCGAACAAATATATCCAGCAGGGAATTAGCTTTGTGGCCATTAGCTCCAACGATGTAGAAAACTACCCGGCAGATGCTCCCGATAAGATGGTGGAAGTGGTTCGGGAGGAAGGATACCCATTTCCGTATCTCTATGATGAAAACCAGGAAGTAGCTAAACTATATGAAGCTGCTTGTACTCCTGATTTCTATTTGTTTGATGGAGATCAAAAGCTGGTATATCGCGGGCAATTTGATTCAAGTCGACCCGGAAACGGACAGGAAGTAACCGGTGAAGATTTGGAAAGAGCAATTGTGGCGTTAATGGAAGGTGAGGAACCAGTTTCTTCTCAAATTCCAAGCATTGGATGTAATATTAAATGGAAAGCAGGCAACGCACCTGATTATTTCGGAATATAAAAATGGCAAATATCCAGGATTTACGAAGAGAGTATTCTCAATCTGAATTAGATGAGAAGGAAGTAGACTCCAGCCCCGTTAAGCAATTTCAGCTATGGTTTGAACAGGCTGTGAAGGCTGATATCCTGGAACCCAATGCAATGTCCTTAGCAACGCTGGATTTCCTAACCAGACCGCATAACCGGATTGTGCTTCTAAAAGGATTTGATGAGAACGGTTTTACCTTTTTCACCAACTATGAAAGTAGCAAAGGAGGAGAGTTGGCGAGCAATCCATACACTTCCTGCTGTTTCTTTTGGAAAGAGCTGGAACGTCAGGTGCGTATTGAAGGGGAGGTTTCCAAAATCTCTAAAGAAGAGAGCGAGGCTTATTTCAGATCCAGGCCAAGAATGAGCCAGTTGGGAGCCCTGGCTTCGCGTCAAAGTATGGAATTACCAGATCGAAATGCCCTGGAACAAAAGTTCGAAGAGCTCCAAAAGGCGTACGAGGGTAAGGAGATCTCAATGCCTGATTATTGGGGAGGATATCTAATCTCTCCATGTTACTTTGAGTTTTGGCAGGGGAGGCAGAGTCGGTTGCATGACCGAATTAGCTATACCAAAGAAAAAGGTGACTGGATAATCAAACGGTTATCGCCTTAACTCTTTTTGTTATGCCAAAGATTAAGGAACAAAGGATGGAAGAAATCCGGACGTTCGATAATACGTTCGATTGGCATGACTATAACAGCAAAAACCTTTTTCCTAAAGGAAGCTGGAACTCGGATATCTTTAAGAACGACAACCCCATCGTGTTAGAATTAGCCTGTGGAAAGGGAGAATATTCGATTGGGCTGGGGCAGCTCCATCCCCAAAAGAACTATGTAGGTTTTGATATAAAAGGAAACCGGATGTGGGTAGGTGCTCAAGAAGCTCTTGATTTGGGATTAGAGAATGTCCGGTTTTTTAGAGCTTTCATTGATCACTTAGATCAGTTCTTTGCTGAAAAAGAAGTCTCTGAAATCTGGATTATTTTCCCGGATCCTCAACTCAAAAAAGACAGGAAGAAACTAACCTCGCCAAAGTTTCTGGAACTCTATCGTCCTCTGCTCAAAAAAGGATCGACTATTAATTTGAAAACAGACAGTCCTGAGCTTTATGAATTCACCAAAGAGGTGATTGAGGAGCAGAACCTGATTCTTCATCGGGATGTGGCTGATGTTTACAAAGAGTGTCCTGATGATCCTGAGCTGAGTATCAGGACCTATTATGAAGGCTTGCACATAAAAAGAGGAAGAACGATCCGCTTTCTTTCTTTTAGTCTGGACTGAGGATTTAATAGTCATCCCGGACTTGATTCGGGATCTTGTGGCAAGGCTTAAGATGCTGAAACAAGTTCAGCATGACCTTGAGGGATTTAATGAAAGTGAGCAAAAGACTAGCCACCACAGATACGGGTCAAAGTCAGGGATGACAGTCGAAAAAAGCTCACACATCTAATACTTCAAAAAGAAGTAAAAACGACAAAAGAGAAATTGAAGGAAAAGAAGAAAAAACAATGTGTTTTATTTCCTTTTCTCTTCTTTTAATTCTTTATTACTGAATATTGATTTTCTCCTGAAACTGATTAACTTGATCAAGTTAACACTGTTAACCTAAGATATGAGCGACAAAGAACTTTCCTTACGAGATCGAATACTTGAAATAAGCAGGCACTATGTTTATACAGAAGGGCATGCTTCTTTATCTATGCGCAAAATTGCTAAAGAAGTGGGAGTAACTGCTACCAGTATATATCTCCATTTCGAGAATAAAGACGATCTAATTCATACACTTATCGAAGAATCTGCAGATGAATTGAGCATGGCAATCATTGAAAGTGCTGATCAACACACCTCAACCATCGATAAGTTTGAAGCCATCATCAGAAGCTATGCCGATTTTGCATTATCTAATCCTGAGAAGTATCAGATTATTTTTACAGTGCAAGCAAATAGTATTGCTAGGTACCCCAAAGAGAAGTTTAGAAAAATAAGAAAGGTATATGCACTTCTTGAGTCAGTAATTCTTAAGGGAATTGATGAGGATATCATGGAATTGGATGAGCCTCTTATTGCTGCATATTCTATATGGGCGCAAATGCATGGTGTAATTGCAGTTATTCTGAATCAACGTTTGGACAGTCGTATTGATCGCAAAAAATTCTTAGAGGAATCCATCGAGCATATAGTACAGGGATTCCTAATTCGAATCACAACTATTTAATTAAGTTTCATGGAAGCATTAACTGATTTTCTAGGATTTTTATATGAAGTGCCCATTTGGGCTTCTGTTACGTCAGCCATCTTGATAGCTGTTATTTTTGCTTATTCAGGAGCTCCACTTTGGTTATGGGCTATAGCTGGTTATATAGGAATAGCCGGATTGGACGCTCCAAACTGGCTTTATATTACCTATTCTGTTTTGGTAGTATTATTTAACGTAAAGCCCGTAAGAAGGACATTACTGAGTGGCCCAATAATGAAATTAATGGATGCTCTCAATTTTCTCCCTACTATCTCTGAAACCGAGCAAACTGCTATCGATGCTGGTACCGTTTGGGTAGATGGAGAGTTATTTTCTGGCAAGCCAAATTTCAAAAGAATATTGGATGAAGCGTATCCTGAGTTAACAAAAGACGAACAAGATTTTTTAGACAACCAGGTGGAAGCGCTTTGCGAGATGGTGAACGACTGGGATGTATTCGTTAAAAAGGATTTTGAAGAAGAAGCTTGGGAGTTCCTGAGAAAGGAAGGCTTCTTTGGTCTCATTGTTCCGAAGAAGTTTGGAGGGCATGAATTTTCTGCCACTGCTCATAGTGCTATCGTAGCCAAAGTAGGTTCCCGGTGTGGTCCGTTAGCAACAACGGTGATGGTACCGAATTCACTCGGCCCTGCTGAGCTATTGATGCACTATGGAACCGAAGAGCAGAAAGAGTACTATCTACCTCGTCTTGCAGCAGGTGTTGAAATGCCTTGTTTCGCACTTACTGAGCCAAATGCTGGTTCGGATGCTGGGGGGATGACTTCAGAAGGAGAAGTATTTAAAGGAGAGGATGGAGAGCTTTACCTAAAGCTCAACTGGAATAAACGGTATATAACCCTTGCATCTATCTCGACGGTACTTGGTCTTGCGTTCAAACTTAAGGACCCTGAAAACCTACTTGGTAAAGGTGAAGATTTAGGTATCACTTGCGCCTTAATTCCATCTGATACCAAAGGAGTAGTGCTTGGAAAGCGGCACGACCCACTTGGAGTTCCTTTCCATAATTGTCCTACTCATGGACATGATGTAATCGTCCCAATTGATGCAATTATTGGTGGAAAGGAAGGTGCAGGGAATGGATGGCGAATGCTAATGGAATCATTAGCCGTTGGTCGTGGAATTTCACTTCCGGCGCAAAGCCTTGGTGGAGCAAAAATGGCGACTAGGGTTGTTGGCGCTTATGCGATGATTAGAAAACAATTCGGTCTTAACATCGGAAAGTTTGAAGGTATAGAAGAGCCTATGGCCAGAATTGGTGGATATACTTATTTCATGGAAGCAGCAAGAAGATACACTACAGGTGGTCTCGATCAGGGAGCAAAACCTGCTGTTGTTACTGCCATTATGAAATACAATTTTACAGAGCTAATGCGCGAAATTGTAAACGATGGAATGGATATCGTAGGTGGAGCTGGGATTTCGAGAGGTCCCAGGAATATATTCGCTAATGGATATATCTCCTTGCCAATAGCGATTACGGTAGAGGGGGCAAACATCCTAACTCGAACGTTAATGATATTTGGCCAGGGAGCGATACGATGCCATCCTTATGCACTCAGCGAAATCAAAGCTCTTACTGAAGGTGATGTGAAAGGCTTTGACGATAATTTCTGGAGACACATTGGTCATGTTGGACGAAACAAAGCACGTGCTTTTGTATTGAGTATCACTAGAGGAGCTTTGGCAAGTTCACCGGTAAGTGGACCAGCTTCTAAGTATTTCAGAAGGTTGGCATGGGCTTCGGCATCGTTTGCTTTCTTTGCTGATATCGCACTAGGATCGTATGGTGGAGCACTTAAAATGAAAGAGAAAATAGCCGGTAGATATGCGGATATACTAAGTCATATGTATTTAGCTGCTGCAACCTTAAAGCGATTTGAAGCTGAAGGAAGAAGAAAAGAAGACGAAGCATTCTTCAAATGGGCGATGGAATATATTTTTTATAGAATCCAGGTAGCTTTTGAAGGAATTTTGAAAGAAATCAAAGTTCCGGGATTAAGCTGGGTGTTTAGGTTAGCTGGTGTATGGTCGAGGTTGAACCCTATAGGAACATACCCATCAGATGATTTGGGTCATAAAGTCGCATCTGCAATACAGGTAGTAGGTGATCAAAGAGATCGTATTACTGATGGAATTTATGTACCCAAAGATCCTGAGCAGGCAATGGGAAGATATGAGAACGCTCTTAACTTGATTACTCAGGCAGAGCCGGTATATAAGAAGTTATATGTGGCTATGAAGAAAAAAGAGCTTCCCAAAGCGCCGGTTACCGAATTAATCGGTATAGCTCTCAAGAAAGAAGTGATTACTCAGGAGGAGGCTAAACTGGCAACTGATGCAGAAGAAGCCAGAAATGATGCTATCCAGGTTGATGAGTTCACGCTTGAAGAATACATGAACGAAACTCCTAATGCCACAAGTGGAAAAGGGCTGACTTCATCAGAAGTAATTTCTGCTATGTAAATTGCTTATTTATTAGTAGTTTAAACATAAAATTCTTAACCGATACCCGGGTGAGATGATACTCCCCGGGTTTTTTTGCTCTTAACTATCTACCAGCCTCCGCTGGCTCCACCTCCTCCAAAACCGAAGCCACCTCCGCCACTAAATCCGCCGAAGCCACCGCCACCGCCTCCGAAGCTGCCTCCTCCACCAAATGATCCGCCTCCGCGGTTTCTCCCACCGCCGTTAAAGAAAGTGCTCCAGAATAAAGCTTCTACCACATCATCCGGACCAAATGTACGTCTTCGACCTCTTCCTCCACGACCTCCTTTTGAGATCAAAAAGATGATAATTACAATAATGATGATGATTACATCAATTGGAATGCCTCCATTTCCTCCAGAATTTCTTAGACCTTCAGGAGTTCCTTCAAACTCTCCAGATGCTAACTGGATAAGTGCATTAGTAGCACGGTCAAGTCCTCCATATACGTCCTGGTTTCGAAAACTTGGAGTGATAATTTCATCAATAATCCTTCCGGACATTAGGTCTGTAATAGCTCCTTCCAATCCATAGCCGACTTCGATACGTATTTGGCGATCTCCTTCAGAAACTAAAATAAGTACACCATTATATCGCTCGCCCTCCCACATTCTCCAGCTATTAGCTAGTTCTCCAGCTACTTCTTCAATTGAATTTCCTTGAAGGGATTCGATAATAGCGATAGAGATTACGTTCGTAGTAGTATCTCGATAGTTTATTAGCTTTTGTTCAAGAACACGCTCTTCTGAACTGGTAAGCATATTGGCATAGTCGTTGACCATACCTGTTGGGCGATCGGGGAGGAAGTCAAAATTTTGAGCAAAGGCTGTTGAGATGGAAGTAAGAGCAATGAATAAAACAAAGGCTGTCTTCGCGAGCACAGATTGGTTTGTCTTTGCGAGGAGTTTAATCATAGAATTTGGGATAACTTTTCGTTCGACGAAGCAATCTCCATGATCCAGGTTGATATTCTGAGATTGCTTCAGGGTTTGTTTCACAGAACCCTTCGCAATGTCGTTTGATTTTTTTACCTGATTAAGCATCCCCATTCTCCCCATAACTAATTTCATCGTCCAGTTCATTTACATCATCCGACTGATAAGGGAAAAACTCTTTCAGTTTTTGTCCTACCAAAAGGATGGCATCTCTCAATCCACTTTCGTAATCATCGGCCTGAAAGTATTTCTTCATAAGTTCGATTTCACTGTTCCAGAAATCCTGGCCGACTTTTTCATGAATACCTTCATCTCCCCAAATGGCCATTTTATGATCTTTTGTGGCGATATAGATAATTACTCCATTCTTGAGTTCAGTTTCGTGCATGTTTAAGTCAGCGAAAACTTCTTTAGCCCTGGTAATAGCATCATTTGCTTTGCAACGATCCTCAATATGAACCCGAACTTCACCTGAGGTATTGTTTTCAGCTTCCTTAATGGCAGCTACAATGGTTTTCTCTTCTTCTTTAGTTAAAAATCTAGCCATGGGTAAGAAAGACAATTGACAGTTGACGGATGACCAATGTTAGTCGTTGGTCATCCGTCCTTCGTCGTTAAAATTAATTGGAGAAATCTACGGTAGGTGCTTGTTCAGCTCCCTGCTCGGCTTCGAAATAAGCTTTTCTTTCAAATCCACCAATTGAAGCAAAAATGCTTGTTGGGAATTTTCGAATAGCCGAATTATAGGATTGAGCAGCATCATTAAATCTCTTTCTCTCCGTTGAAATTCTGTTCTCTGTTCCTTCTAATTGCCTTTGAAGATCTCTAAAATTCGAGTTGGCCCTTAGTTCAGGATAACGCTCAACCGTAACAAGTAATCTGGACAATGCTCCGCTTAATTGAGCTTGTGCTTGTTGGAATTGTTGAAGCTTAGCAGGATCGTTTAAGTCATCTGCTGAAATATTGATAGATGAAGCGTTACTTCGTGCATTGGTAACGGCAGTTAAAGTCTCTTGTTCGAAGTCAGCTGCTCCTCTTACCGTATTCACCAGATTAGGAATAAGATCTGCCCTGCGTTGGTATTGATTCTCTACCTGTGCCCATGCGCCTTCTACGCCTTCTTCTCGGTCTACGAGTCCGTTGTTAACGCCAATTCCATAAATTGCGGTAATAGCAACAACTACGATTCCGATTAATAATTTTCCCTTCATGATTGTGTATTTAGTTATTTAATTTCCGCCCGCTTAATACGGACTAAATTCGTTTTAGTTCAACTTCATTAAACAATAATCAAAAACTGTTCCATTGTCAGAGCTTAGCCCCGAATTCATTTATTTTGACTTAGATGATACCCTTCTCGATCACAAAAAGGCAGAACAAAACGGTTTAGCCGATGTTCATAAACATTTTGAAGAGATCAACAGAATACCATTATCCAAACTTATTGATACCTATCATCACATAAATAAAGGATTGTGGGAGGAGTACGGGAGAGGAGAAATTGACAGACACATTCTGCACCGTAGAAGATTTGAAGAAACCTTTACAGCATTAGGGATTACACCCTCTTTGTATGAGGAGGCTGGGAAAGTATATATGAATTACTATCGCAATCATTGGGAGTGGATAGAGGGAGCAAAAGAAGCGTATGAAAAAGTTGCTGCAAAATACCCAACCGGAATAATTACGAATGGCTTTGCGGAAACTCAATGGATGAAGATCAAACAGTTTGGTTTTGAAGAGACAACCCGTCAGATTGTCATTTCGGAGGAAGTAGGGGTGATGAAACCACATCCCAGGATATTTGATCATGCGACTGAATTAGCAGGAGTAACCAGGGAAAACATCCTTTATGTAGGAGACTCATTTACCTCAGATGTACAGGGAGCGTTAAAGGCGGGTTGGAAGATTGCATGGTTTAAAGAAAACCCAACAGAGGAAGAGGTGGCTATTCCTACTTTTTGGTTTGATGATTTTGATGCGTTGCTAAAAAAGCTTGGGGTTTGATATGTACTTCAAGTCCCTATACCGATCATATTTTATCAGACTTGAAAAGGAAGAAATCTATGCGAAGTGTTTTGAGAATGGGAACTGGATAAAACTAGATCCCAATGTTGGGTTAGACGAAAATTTCGCAGTCGTTAGCATTAATGTAAAAGATACCAACTTGATGCTAAATAATTGGTTTGATAAACAAACAATTAAGCGAATAAATCCTCTAGATCACTCCAGAACCGTTCTTTCAGATTTTTTCGTTTTTGAGGAAGTCATTAGAAATATTGCCAAAGTACTGAATGATAAGTGGTGGACGACCAGAGCTATGTTTATCATTTGTATTGGATACGAGCTAAAAGGTGGAATAAACGAAATCGAGGCCCGGGCTTTAAGAGACGCAGCTGAACACGCTGGTGCAAAAGAAGTGCATATTATTCTTAATCATATATCCTGTACGGTTCATAGAGCGGATGATTTGTATGAAGCTCTGATACAGGTATATGGGAAATCAAATAGAAAGAAAAATAAGGTTTTAAAAAAATTGGATATGTAGTCCCCTAAGCACTTTTCGATTTAGTATTAATCCGCAAAGGAATTTCTTCAGTAGTTTCTCAATCCTTAAACTCTTTTTTCAGTAGAATTACAGGATAAAAAAGTCCCCTCTTAGGAGGGGATTTAGGGGTGGGTTTAATGGCAGTATACTCTACTCTTGTTGATTCTTCTCTTTCGCTCAGAATGACTTATTGGGATTCCAGTAGTTTCTCGGTCAATCTTTTATTCGCTTTCGGGAAAGGATATTCCTCCAGTTCCGAAATATCAACCCAATGCACTTTCTGGCTGGATTTTGGTTTGGGGTCACCTGATATTAAATGGCATAAATAAGCATAGAGCGTTATAGAGAAATGAGAGTAGATATGCTTTAGTTGCATGAATTCTTTGTAAGCGTGTACCTCGACTCCTAACTCTTCTTTTAATTCCCGTTCAACTGTTTGTTGGATGCTTTCACCTTCTTCCTGTTTGCCTCCTGGGAATTCCCAAAGTCCTCCCAGCATTACATTTTCTGGGCGAAGGGCAATAAGTACTTTGCCATCTTCTCTTTGAATTATGCCAACACCGATATACTTATGAGGCTTTTTCTTTGCCGGAGATTTATAGGGAATCGTATCCGTTTTTGCCATTTTGGTTGCCACACATCCAGCCTGGATTGGGCAATCCAGACAATTGGGATTGGTTGGCTTACAAACAATTGAGCCAATTTCCATCAACCCTTGGTTGAAGGCTGCAGGATGTTCTCTACTGATTAACTCATCAACATGAGCCTGAATCTGTTTGGTAGTTCTTGAACTCCTGGTATCTTCTTCAATTCCAAAGTAGCGGGTGATCACGCGAATCACATTTCCATCCACTACTGCATTGGGTTCTCCAAAAGCGATACTGGTGATAGCTGCTGCTGAGTAAGGTCCTATTCCTTTGAGTTTGATAATCTCATCATATTCAGACGGAAGCTTGCCATTATATTTTTCTACTATTTCCTTTGAAGCGGCATGTAAGTTTCTGGCACGTGAATAGTATCCCAAGCCTTCCCAGGCTTTTAATACTTGTTGTTGATCTGCTTTCGCCAAGTCAAAAACGGTTGGAAATTCACCCATAAAACGCTCGAAATAAGGCCACGCTTGATCAACCCGCGTTTGTTGGAGCATGATTTCTGAGATCCAGATTTTATACGGGTCTTTGGTTTCTCTCCATGGCATCTCTCGTTTATTCCGGGAATACCAATCCAGGATATTCTGGGCAAAATCGAGATTAGACACTGAGCTTATCTTCCCTGCCTTGAAATGTTCAGAACCGTTAAGGAAATATCCTGTGATGCAGCAGCTCCTTGCTCATCTGTAGCAATAAT contains these protein-coding regions:
- a CDS encoding DUF418 domain-containing protein gives rise to the protein MKPTIGSERLEVIDALRGFALFGILFANLYSFVGYNTMAPEEIKALPNLDLGMLFFIDWFVEGKFYGIFSILFGVGFALQLERFRNTGDNFIAFWFRRMIVLCCFGLLHMYLVWNGDILTLYSLLGMLLPLFMNLSNRALIRWVGVLLVIPILIYGLLYVTQDSSFWGSMRGYSMGLKGEWGFSHLSLYEMRTSDSALEVFVVNVLYAIPRAMSYLMTGRYFHVLGLFLIGILLARHWLPKIRNKDISVPKGAIWLGIVGLVFSFAYAVVKLRLGGSFALNGIGFIQVLVYNIGSTSMAVGIAMLFLYLWARGKASGAFRNLALLGRMALTNYIFQNIIAILLFFGYGFALMRQVPHIYPSLYLHSAFWDCNGCLDVYGSVDSSRGRLNSYGVNSPIVQ
- a CDS encoding thioredoxin family protein; the encoded protein is MAAVESTMLELNTVAPDFTLPIVTGGTLNFNNYAQKAKGTVICFICNHCPFVKHINKQLVTIANKYIQQGISFVAISSNDVENYPADAPDKMVEVVREEGYPFPYLYDENQEVAKLYEAACTPDFYLFDGDQKLVYRGQFDSSRPGNGQEVTGEDLERAIVALMEGEEPVSSQIPSIGCNIKWKAGNAPDYFGI
- the pdxH gene encoding pyridoxamine 5'-phosphate oxidase → MANIQDLRREYSQSELDEKEVDSSPVKQFQLWFEQAVKADILEPNAMSLATLDFLTRPHNRIVLLKGFDENGFTFFTNYESSKGGELASNPYTSCCFFWKELERQVRIEGEVSKISKEESEAYFRSRPRMSQLGALASRQSMELPDRNALEQKFEELQKAYEGKEISMPDYWGGYLISPCYFEFWQGRQSRLHDRISYTKEKGDWIIKRLSP
- the trmB gene encoding tRNA (guanosine(46)-N7)-methyltransferase TrmB encodes the protein MPKIKEQRMEEIRTFDNTFDWHDYNSKNLFPKGSWNSDIFKNDNPIVLELACGKGEYSIGLGQLHPQKNYVGFDIKGNRMWVGAQEALDLGLENVRFFRAFIDHLDQFFAEKEVSEIWIIFPDPQLKKDRKKLTSPKFLELYRPLLKKGSTINLKTDSPELYEFTKEVIEEQNLILHRDVADVYKECPDDPELSIRTYYEGLHIKRGRTIRFLSFSLD
- a CDS encoding TetR/AcrR family transcriptional regulator; protein product: MSDKELSLRDRILEISRHYVYTEGHASLSMRKIAKEVGVTATSIYLHFENKDDLIHTLIEESADELSMAIIESADQHTSTIDKFEAIIRSYADFALSNPEKYQIIFTVQANSIARYPKEKFRKIRKVYALLESVILKGIDEDIMELDEPLIAAYSIWAQMHGVIAVILNQRLDSRIDRKKFLEESIEHIVQGFLIRITTI
- a CDS encoding acyl-CoA dehydrogenase, with protein sequence MEALTDFLGFLYEVPIWASVTSAILIAVIFAYSGAPLWLWAIAGYIGIAGLDAPNWLYITYSVLVVLFNVKPVRRTLLSGPIMKLMDALNFLPTISETEQTAIDAGTVWVDGELFSGKPNFKRILDEAYPELTKDEQDFLDNQVEALCEMVNDWDVFVKKDFEEEAWEFLRKEGFFGLIVPKKFGGHEFSATAHSAIVAKVGSRCGPLATTVMVPNSLGPAELLMHYGTEEQKEYYLPRLAAGVEMPCFALTEPNAGSDAGGMTSEGEVFKGEDGELYLKLNWNKRYITLASISTVLGLAFKLKDPENLLGKGEDLGITCALIPSDTKGVVLGKRHDPLGVPFHNCPTHGHDVIVPIDAIIGGKEGAGNGWRMLMESLAVGRGISLPAQSLGGAKMATRVVGAYAMIRKQFGLNIGKFEGIEEPMARIGGYTYFMEAARRYTTGGLDQGAKPAVVTAIMKYNFTELMREIVNDGMDIVGGAGISRGPRNIFANGYISLPIAITVEGANILTRTLMIFGQGAIRCHPYALSEIKALTEGDVKGFDDNFWRHIGHVGRNKARAFVLSITRGALASSPVSGPASKYFRRLAWASASFAFFADIALGSYGGALKMKEKIAGRYADILSHMYLAAATLKRFEAEGRRKEDEAFFKWAMEYIFYRIQVAFEGILKEIKVPGLSWVFRLAGVWSRLNPIGTYPSDDLGHKVASAIQVVGDQRDRITDGIYVPKDPEQAMGRYENALNLITQAEPVYKKLYVAMKKKELPKAPVTELIGIALKKEVITQEEAKLATDAEEARNDAIQVDEFTLEEYMNETPNATSGKGLTSSEVISAM
- a CDS encoding TPM domain-containing protein; its protein translation is MIKLLAKTNQSVLAKTAFVLFIALTSISTAFAQNFDFLPDRPTGMVNDYANMLTSSEERVLEQKLINYRDTTTNVISIAIIESLQGNSIEEVAGELANSWRMWEGERYNGVLILVSEGDRQIRIEVGYGLEGAITDLMSGRIIDEIITPSFRNQDVYGGLDRATNALIQLASGEFEGTPEGLRNSGGNGGIPIDVIIIIIVIIIFLISKGGRGGRGRRRTFGPDDVVEALFWSTFFNGGGRNRGGGSFGGGGSFGGGGGGFGGFSGGGGFGFGGGGASGGW
- a CDS encoding TPM domain-containing protein, whose amino-acid sequence is MARFLTKEEEKTIVAAIKEAENNTSGEVRVHIEDRCKANDAITRAKEVFADLNMHETELKNGVIIYIATKDHKMAIWGDEGIHEKVGQDFWNSEIELMKKYFQADDYESGLRDAILLVGQKLKEFFPYQSDDVNELDDEISYGENGDA
- a CDS encoding LemA family protein, producing the protein MKGKLLIGIVVVAITAIYGIGVNNGLVDREEGVEGAWAQVENQYQRRADLIPNLVNTVRGAADFEQETLTAVTNARSNASSINISADDLNDPAKLQQFQQAQAQLSGALSRLLVTVERYPELRANSNFRDLQRQLEGTENRISTERKRFNDAAQSYNSAIRKFPTSIFASIGGFERKAYFEAEQGAEQAPTVDFSN
- a CDS encoding HAD family hydrolase — its product is MSELSPEFIYFDLDDTLLDHKKAEQNGLADVHKHFEEINRIPLSKLIDTYHHINKGLWEEYGRGEIDRHILHRRRFEETFTALGITPSLYEEAGKVYMNYYRNHWEWIEGAKEAYEKVAAKYPTGIITNGFAETQWMKIKQFGFEETTRQIVISEEVGVMKPHPRIFDHATELAGVTRENILYVGDSFTSDVQGALKAGWKIAWFKENPTEEEVAIPTFWFDDFDALLKKLGV
- the mutY gene encoding A/G-specific adenine glycosylase — encoded protein: MSNLDFAQNILDWYSRNKREMPWRETKDPYKIWISEIMLQQTRVDQAWPYFERFMGEFPTVFDLAKADQQQVLKAWEGLGYYSRARNLHAASKEIVEKYNGKLPSEYDEIIKLKGIGPYSAAAITSIAFGEPNAVVDGNVIRVITRYFGIEEDTRSSRTTKQIQAHVDELISREHPAAFNQGLMEIGSIVCKPTNPNCLDCPIQAGCVATKMAKTDTIPYKSPAKKKPHKYIGVGIIQREDGKVLIALRPENVMLGGLWEFPGGKQEEGESIQQTVERELKEELGVEVHAYKEFMQLKHIYSHFSITLYAYLCHLISGDPKPKSSQKVHWVDISELEEYPFPKANKRLTEKLLESQ